TTATAGTTCATCGCTTCACATTCATCAATCTGATAACCAAGGTAGAGCCACTGCTTATGTTCTTGCTGACAGTGCTCAAGTTGGAACAAGACCGCAAGGGTGCCAAGAGAAAGCGGATAATCGGGATCAAAGAAGGTGTAAAAGGCACTCGCGCACTGCTCCATGATGTCAGTCACTGCAATGGCTAAAAGCCGCTCTCCTTCATAGATATGAAGATACTGGGTAGTTACCCATTGACTGCGCGAGAAGTGGGCGAAATCCTTTTTCTGTGGTGGATACATAGTGCCGTGTTTGTGACGAGCGGTAATATAACGACTGTACAAACTAAACCAGTTGCTATCCATGGATTTTTTGAGGCACCAGCTCAGCTTTCTGGACTTTTTTCTCAAGCGCTTCTGGCTTTTCGACAGCACGAAATCGGGGACGGCAACACGGATAGGTTTGCACGCTTGGCAAAGATCGCAGTGTGGCTTGTAAATCGTGTCACCACTGCGGCGAAATCCGTTTGCGAGCAACACTTCATAGCTTTCTGCGGAGTGCATTTCTGGCTCTAAGGCGACAGCGACACGTTCTTGACGCTCTGGCAGATAACTGCAGGGATGGTTGTCTGTGAGCCCTATTTTTATCTGGTGAATATCTGAACTCATTTATCGGGTTCCTCCAACCATTGTGGCAAAAAACAATTCGCTGCAAGCGACTGTTTCTTTAAGCATAGCAGGCGTTTTAGAAATTCCTCGCGCGGAATAGTAAAAGCGCCGAGTGAGCGAAGGTGAGGATTCATTACCTGGCAGTCAATCAACTTGCCGTGATGACGGGCGAAATGGTGACAAAAATACCACAGGGCAATTTTGGAGGCGTTGCTGCGAGTGCTAAACATGGATTCACCACAAAAAAGCTGTCCAACTGAAATACCATAAAAACCACCGATCAACTGGCCATCTGCCCAAACTTCTACCGAGTGACAAGCACCTTGTCGACTAAGTAGCGTATAGGCCTCGCGCATCTCTTCATTAAGCCAAGTTTCATCAGC
This Vibrio navarrensis DNA region includes the following protein-coding sequences:
- the aat gene encoding leucyl/phenylalanyl-tRNA--protein transferase, producing MAIYLTELDRKSLDFPPAQSALADPNGLLAFGGDLQPQRLLNAYQQGIFPWYGPGEPILWWSPSPRAVFDPNTFSPAKSLRKFQRKAAYQVSINQATEQVIYMCGTTRAADETWLNEEMREAYTLLSRQGACHSVEVWADGQLIGGFYGISVGQLFCGESMFSTRSNASKIALWYFCHHFARHHGKLIDCQVMNPHLRSLGAFTIPREEFLKRLLCLKKQSLAANCFLPQWLEEPDK
- a CDS encoding arginyltransferase; amino-acid sequence: MSSDIHQIKIGLTDNHPCSYLPERQERVAVALEPEMHSAESYEVLLANGFRRSGDTIYKPHCDLCQACKPIRVAVPDFVLSKSQKRLRKKSRKLSWCLKKSMDSNWFSLYSRYITARHKHGTMYPPQKKDFAHFSRSQWVTTQYLHIYEGERLLAIAVTDIMEQCASAFYTFFDPDYPLSLGTLAVLFQLEHCQQEHKQWLYLGYQIDECEAMNYKVRFERHQKLVNQRWQG